In a single window of the Actinomycetota bacterium genome:
- a CDS encoding DUF4389 domain-containing protein: MRPGRIIAAVVASVAALVGLAALLVGAGVLVVTAIARDDDGYFHTSTEPLGTGTYAIVSEEVDLGARPDPGDWTPDGWATVRLRAESSSDTELFVGIGPEDEVAGYLADVAHAVVHDVDTNPFSVEYTTSPGTRTPSSPVDETWWVASATGQGPLELEWDVEPGRWAVVVMNADATRGVDVDASIGVRVPALPWIGLGLMIAGMLLLPLAIAAIVWSTGEPRSSSTVPGLAPPQGAATLPATAPALAARPPAEATGVAVDEYPVRVTGRLDEPLSRWLWLVKWILAIPHFVVLVFLWIGLVFVTLIAAVAILFTGRYPSPLFRYSSGVLRWTWRVSFYASGALATDRYPPFTLAPADYPAELEIDEPARLHRLLWLVKWLLAIPHLLVLALLGGGAGWVVFGWGDDGDRGGTAAPGLIAVLVLVAAVVLLFTGRYPRGVFAFVMGCNRWVLRVVAYLALLTDRYPPFRLDQGGEESESS, encoded by the coding sequence ATGAGACCGGGTCGCATCATCGCCGCCGTCGTCGCCTCCGTCGCCGCCCTGGTCGGTCTGGCCGCCCTCCTCGTCGGAGCAGGGGTGCTCGTCGTCACCGCCATCGCACGCGACGACGACGGCTACTTCCACACCTCCACCGAGCCGCTCGGGACAGGGACGTACGCGATCGTCTCCGAAGAGGTCGACCTCGGTGCGCGGCCCGACCCCGGCGACTGGACGCCCGACGGTTGGGCGACCGTGCGCCTGCGCGCAGAGTCGTCGTCCGACACGGAGCTCTTCGTCGGCATCGGGCCAGAGGACGAGGTCGCCGGCTACCTCGCCGATGTCGCCCATGCCGTCGTGCACGACGTCGACACGAACCCGTTCAGCGTCGAGTACACGACGTCACCGGGCACCAGGACCCCCTCCTCGCCGGTGGACGAGACGTGGTGGGTGGCGTCGGCGACGGGGCAGGGCCCGCTCGAGTTGGAGTGGGACGTCGAGCCCGGGCGCTGGGCGGTCGTCGTGATGAACGCCGATGCCACCCGGGGTGTCGACGTCGACGCCTCGATCGGCGTGCGCGTCCCCGCCCTGCCCTGGATCGGGCTCGGCCTGATGATCGCCGGGATGCTGCTGTTGCCGCTCGCCATCGCCGCCATCGTGTGGAGCACCGGCGAGCCGAGGTCGTCGTCGACCGTTCCCGGCCTGGCCCCGCCGCAAGGCGCGGCGACGCTGCCGGCGACTGCCCCAGCGCTCGCCGCCCGGCCCCCGGCCGAGGCCACCGGCGTCGCTGTCGACGAATACCCGGTGCGCGTGACCGGCCGTCTGGACGAGCCGCTCAGCCGCTGGCTGTGGCTCGTCAAGTGGATCCTGGCCATCCCCCACTTCGTCGTGCTCGTGTTCTTGTGGATCGGGCTGGTCTTCGTCACCTTGATCGCCGCGGTCGCGATCTTGTTCACCGGCCGCTACCCGAGCCCGCTGTTCAGGTACTCGAGCGGTGTGCTGCGCTGGACGTGGCGGGTGTCGTTCTACGCGAGCGGCGCGCTGGCCACCGACCGCTACCCGCCGTTCACGCTCGCCCCCGCCGATTACCCCGCCGAGCTCGAGATCGACGAGCCGGCGCGGCTGCACCGTTTGCTGTGGCTCGTCAAGTGGCTGCTCGCGATTCCTCACCTGCTGGTGCTCGCGTTGCTCGGCGGAGGCGCAGGCTGGGTGGTGTTCGGGTGGGGCGACGACGGCGATCGGGGTGGCACCGCTGCTCCAGGGCTGATCGCCGTGCTCGTCCTCGTCGCCGCGGTGGTGCTGCTCTTCACCGGGCGCTACCCGCGTGGGGTGTTCGCGTTCGTGATGGGCTGCAACCGGTGGGTGCTGCGCGTCGTCGCGTACCTGGCGCTCCTGACCGACCGCTACCCGCCGTTCCGCCTCGACCAGGGCGGCGAGGAATCGGAATCGTCCTAG
- a CDS encoding acyltransferase: protein MDDGGARQIAYEPGLDGLRALAVVAVLVYHGELSGGRGGFLGVSVFFTLSGYLITSLLVREHAASGSVSLGRFWSRRLRRLAPASLACVALVLVTARWLLDAEQQQALAGDAWATLAYVANWRFVLGGQSYADMFASAPSPLLHFWSLAVEEQFYLVYPLVMFGALTVARRRRWVMPVVLGGLALSSLGALVATADRDLAYYGTHTRAAEFLVGALLALAVGRGLLASRVASRSAAWLSLVAVVGFLALVATTDQQAGWLYRGGFSALGLLWAVLIAGAVVPGPLRGALSIAPVVAVGKASYGIYLYHWPVFLALDADRVGFAGPGLFALRVAVSGALAAASYHLLEQPIRHRRLLPKMPAAASAYAVAMVALVAVAALMPYAEPDPSYADAPDQVVDFDQPGQPGRGAAGAAAADPSDAGASGPGGGTAGESGDGPPRTTTSTVAPEPLRVLVLGGDPLLRLRLSRLSAEAPVELVDGSPPGCPLVHDLLDAPDAVALPEGCAPVGEVVAAATSAGDVDLLAVALGEPDRVALAAVEAAGSSRNERFERTVDIAERSVAAIGLLAAGEVPVLLADPGGDDLVADIIAEAAVASDAATVDLSLPDDEVLRALTQAAGVDTEDAAAPVERLAVMVIGDSTSYGIAVELDRQAGERLDVVWAGRNNCPLLPVDEVFWWDGASFPSGHCPQAGGLWAGVAADHGPDVILGIATLPEQARQRYPGDDRWHDPGDDAFVAAHDVAMLDLQRLAAEHGAVVLLTDAPPITSGAFSGAEMADTDRVEAWNQQLARWAEQWQSVEVLPWTAPLLAAEDAAGMSLRDDGVHVNPEPLAALVRDYLAPAIEQTTARLQEQLAASGCRPDGRLDLTICAQPF from the coding sequence GTGGACGACGGGGGGGCGCGCCAGATCGCGTATGAGCCGGGGCTCGACGGCCTGCGCGCGCTGGCCGTCGTCGCCGTGCTCGTGTACCACGGCGAGCTCTCCGGCGGGCGCGGCGGGTTCCTCGGCGTGTCGGTGTTCTTCACGCTCTCGGGCTACCTGATCACCTCGCTGCTCGTGCGGGAGCACGCGGCGTCCGGTTCGGTCTCGCTCGGGCGGTTCTGGAGCCGCCGCCTGCGCAGGCTCGCCCCGGCGTCGCTCGCCTGCGTCGCGCTGGTGCTCGTCACCGCGCGCTGGCTGCTCGATGCCGAGCAGCAGCAGGCGCTGGCGGGTGATGCGTGGGCGACGCTCGCCTACGTGGCCAACTGGCGGTTCGTGCTGGGCGGCCAGTCCTACGCCGACATGTTCGCCTCTGCGCCGAGCCCGCTGCTGCACTTCTGGTCGCTCGCGGTGGAGGAGCAGTTCTACCTCGTGTACCCCCTCGTCATGTTCGGCGCGCTCACTGTCGCCCGCCGCCGCCGGTGGGTGATGCCGGTGGTGCTCGGCGGGTTGGCGCTGTCTTCCTTGGGGGCGCTCGTCGCCACCGCCGATCGCGACCTCGCCTACTACGGCACCCACACCCGCGCGGCCGAGTTCCTCGTCGGAGCGCTGCTCGCCCTCGCCGTCGGCCGCGGGCTGCTCGCCTCCCGCGTCGCGTCCCGCTCGGCCGCCTGGCTGTCGCTGGTCGCCGTGGTGGGGTTCCTCGCGCTCGTCGCCACCACCGATCAGCAGGCGGGGTGGCTCTACCGCGGCGGGTTCAGCGCGCTCGGGCTGCTGTGGGCGGTGCTCATCGCCGGTGCTGTGGTGCCCGGGCCGCTGCGCGGCGCCTTGTCGATCGCGCCGGTCGTCGCCGTCGGCAAGGCCAGCTACGGCATCTACCTGTACCACTGGCCGGTGTTCCTGGCGCTCGACGCCGACCGGGTCGGGTTCGCCGGGCCGGGGCTCTTCGCGCTGCGGGTCGCCGTCAGCGGCGCCCTCGCCGCTGCCTCGTACCACCTGCTCGAACAGCCGATCCGGCACCGCCGGCTGCTCCCGAAGATGCCCGCCGCGGCGAGCGCCTACGCGGTCGCGATGGTGGCGCTCGTCGCCGTAGCCGCGTTGATGCCCTACGCCGAGCCCGACCCGTCCTACGCCGACGCACCCGACCAGGTCGTCGATTTCGACCAGCCGGGCCAGCCCGGCCGCGGCGCCGCGGGTGCCGCCGCCGCGGATCCCTCCGACGCTGGCGCGAGCGGGCCTGGCGGTGGAACTGCCGGCGAGTCCGGCGACGGGCCGCCGCGCACGACGACTTCGACCGTCGCGCCCGAGCCGCTGCGCGTGCTGGTGCTGGGCGGCGACCCGCTGCTGCGACTGCGCCTGTCCCGGCTGTCGGCCGAGGCACCCGTGGAGCTGGTCGACGGCTCTCCACCCGGTTGCCCGCTGGTGCACGACCTGCTCGACGCGCCTGACGCGGTCGCCCTGCCCGAGGGGTGCGCGCCCGTGGGCGAGGTGGTCGCCGCGGCGACGTCGGCCGGCGACGTCGACCTGCTCGCGGTCGCGCTCGGTGAGCCCGACCGGGTGGCGCTCGCCGCCGTCGAAGCCGCCGGCTCGTCGAGGAACGAGCGCTTCGAGCGCACCGTAGACATCGCCGAGCGCTCAGTCGCCGCGATCGGCCTGCTCGCCGCCGGAGAGGTCCCGGTGCTCCTCGCCGACCCGGGCGGAGACGACCTCGTCGCCGACATCATCGCCGAGGCGGCGGTCGCCTCCGACGCCGCAACCGTCGACCTGTCGCTGCCCGACGACGAGGTCCTCCGCGCGCTGACGCAGGCCGCAGGTGTCGACACCGAGGATGCCGCTGCGCCGGTGGAGCGCCTGGCGGTGATGGTGATCGGTGACAGCACGTCCTACGGCATCGCGGTCGAGCTCGACCGCCAGGCCGGCGAACGGCTCGACGTGGTGTGGGCGGGGCGCAACAACTGCCCGCTGCTGCCCGTCGACGAGGTGTTCTGGTGGGACGGGGCCTCGTTCCCGAGCGGGCACTGCCCGCAGGCCGGCGGGCTGTGGGCCGGTGTGGCCGCGGACCACGGACCGGACGTGATCCTCGGCATCGCCACGCTGCCCGAGCAGGCGCGCCAGCGCTACCCGGGCGACGACCGCTGGCACGATCCCGGCGACGACGCCTTCGTCGCCGCGCACGACGTGGCGATGCTCGATCTGCAACGGCTGGCCGCCGAGCACGGCGCGGTGGTGCTGCTCACCGACGCGCCGCCGATCACGTCCGGCGCATTCAGTGGCGCCGAAATGGCCGACACCGACCGGGTCGAGGCTTGGAACCAGCAGCTGGCGCGCTGGGCCGAGCAGTGGCAATCGGTGGAGGTGCTCCCGTGGACCGCGCCTCTGCTCGCCGCCGAGGACGCGGCCGGGATGTCACTGCGCGACGACGGCGTGCACGTCAACCCCGAGCCTCTCGCCGCCCTGGTGCGCGACTACCTCGCGCCGGCGATCGAGCAGACCACCGCGCGCCTGCAAGAGCAGCTCGCCGCGAGCGGCTGCCGCCCCGACGGCCGCCTCGATCTCACCATCTGCGCCCAGCCCTTCTGA
- a CDS encoding amidohydrolase has translation MRELPKIISVDDHVIEPPNVWTDRLPAKYADVAPRVVRAPVKEMSYIGGKFTAVPGEPGGAGDPVDWWFYEDLRRPLTRLDTAVGLDRDEVILKGITYEDMRPGSYLVPERLEDMDVNGVEASLCFPTMPRFCGQTFYEASDKELAMLCVKAYNDWMVEDWCASSGGRLLPLIIVPLWDPVAAAAEVHRNAERGVHAVCFSEIPPNLNLPSIHDASGYWLPFFEACNEADVTINMHIGSGSKMPSTSPDAPAAVGSALTFANCCFSMVDWLMSGLFTQFPKLKIAYAEGQIGWIPYILERADTVWHENRGWGGIADKVLEPPSELFKRHVYGCYFDDPHGLRSINEIGVDNVTYESDYPHSDSTWPHTAKMAAEQTADLPDDVVYKVLRGNAIKMLHIDHLS, from the coding sequence ATGCGCGAGCTCCCGAAGATCATCTCGGTCGACGACCACGTAATCGAGCCGCCCAACGTGTGGACGGATCGCCTGCCCGCCAAGTACGCGGACGTCGCCCCCCGTGTGGTGCGTGCCCCTGTGAAGGAGATGTCCTACATCGGCGGCAAGTTCACCGCCGTCCCCGGCGAACCCGGCGGCGCGGGCGATCCCGTCGATTGGTGGTTCTACGAAGACCTGCGCCGGCCGCTGACCCGGCTCGACACCGCGGTCGGGCTCGATCGCGACGAGGTGATCCTGAAGGGCATCACCTACGAGGACATGCGCCCCGGCTCGTACCTCGTCCCCGAGCGCCTCGAGGACATGGACGTGAACGGCGTCGAGGCCTCCCTGTGCTTCCCGACGATGCCCCGCTTCTGCGGCCAGACGTTCTACGAGGCCTCCGACAAAGAGCTCGCCATGCTCTGCGTCAAGGCCTACAACGACTGGATGGTCGAGGACTGGTGCGCGTCTTCGGGCGGGCGCCTGCTGCCGCTCATCATCGTGCCGCTGTGGGATCCCGTCGCTGCTGCGGCCGAGGTTCACCGCAACGCCGAACGGGGTGTCCACGCGGTGTGCTTCAGCGAGATCCCCCCGAACCTCAACCTGCCGAGCATCCACGACGCCAGCGGCTACTGGCTGCCGTTCTTCGAAGCGTGCAACGAGGCCGACGTCACCATCAACATGCACATCGGCTCGGGCTCGAAGATGCCCTCCACCTCGCCCGACGCCCCCGCCGCCGTCGGCTCCGCGCTCACTTTCGCGAACTGCTGCTTCAGCATGGTCGACTGGCTGATGAGCGGGCTCTTCACCCAGTTCCCGAAGCTGAAGATCGCCTACGCCGAGGGCCAGATCGGCTGGATCCCCTACATCTTGGAGCGCGCCGACACGGTGTGGCACGAGAACCGGGGTTGGGGCGGCATCGCCGACAAGGTGCTCGAGCCGCCGTCGGAGCTGTTCAAGCGGCACGTGTACGGCTGCTACTTCGACGACCCGCACGGGTTGCGCTCGATCAACGAGATCGGCGTCGACAACGTCACGTACGAGAGCGACTACCCGCACTCGGACTCGACGTGGCCGCACACCGCGAAGATGGCTGCCGAGCAGACCGCCGATCTGCCCGACGACGTCGTGTACAAGGTGCTGCGCGGCAACGCGATCAAGATGCTGCACATCGACCACCTCTCCTGA
- a CDS encoding TusE/DsrC/DsvC family sulfur relay protein yields MTTATYAGVTVQLNDEGFFEHPEEWTREIAVELAKGEGIEELTDQHWQVLDFMRKEYFEKGTGPTVRMLGKSSGVSVKELYQLFPKGPAKMAARIAGIPKPKGCI; encoded by the coding sequence ATGACCACCGCCACCTATGCCGGCGTCACGGTCCAACTGAACGACGAGGGGTTCTTCGAGCACCCCGAGGAGTGGACCCGTGAGATCGCCGTCGAGCTCGCCAAGGGCGAGGGCATCGAAGAGCTCACCGACCAGCACTGGCAGGTGCTCGACTTCATGCGCAAGGAGTACTTCGAGAAGGGGACGGGCCCGACGGTGCGGATGCTCGGCAAGAGCTCCGGCGTCAGCGTGAAAGAGCTGTATCAGCTGTTCCCGAAGGGCCCGGCGAAGATGGCCGCCCGCATCGCGGGCATCCCCAAGCCGAAAGGATGCATCTGA
- a CDS encoding acyl-CoA dehydrogenase family protein — protein sequence MRFAFTDDQRSFAEGLRELLARECPASLVRSVWDDGSGHSPALWRRLADMGVLSVLAPEADGGIGGSLVDAVLLFQELGRAAAPGAVLEHVAVVAPLGTATHWSSGLLDGSTVGTAWLDAGPYVAHGASADVVLTRTGWRHGFDVSPVEGIDGGRRLATIAGGDEVPHGLPADQIDKAFDAMALASSAYLIGLSEQMIDIAAEYARQREQFGKPIGSFQAVKHLMADALLKVEFAKAPTYRAAWSLATGHPDATRDVSIAKAFASEAAYRASRSSMQVHGGIGYTWEADLQLWMKKAWALMRAYGDATFHRRRVGAAVLG from the coding sequence ATGCGCTTCGCGTTCACCGACGACCAACGTTCCTTCGCGGAGGGCCTGCGCGAGCTGCTCGCCAGGGAGTGCCCCGCCTCGCTCGTGCGCTCGGTGTGGGACGACGGCAGCGGCCACTCCCCCGCCCTCTGGCGGCGCCTCGCCGACATGGGCGTGCTCTCCGTGCTCGCCCCCGAGGCCGACGGCGGGATCGGCGGCTCGCTCGTCGACGCCGTGCTGCTCTTCCAAGAGCTCGGCCGCGCAGCAGCGCCGGGCGCGGTGCTGGAGCACGTCGCGGTCGTCGCTCCGCTCGGGACGGCCACGCATTGGTCGAGCGGGCTGCTCGACGGCTCCACCGTCGGCACCGCCTGGTTGGACGCCGGCCCTTACGTGGCGCACGGGGCGTCAGCCGACGTCGTGCTCACCCGCACCGGATGGCGCCACGGGTTCGACGTCTCCCCCGTCGAGGGCATCGACGGCGGCCGGCGCCTGGCCACGATCGCGGGCGGCGACGAGGTGCCCCACGGGCTCCCCGCCGACCAGATCGACAAGGCGTTCGACGCGATGGCGCTGGCGAGCAGCGCCTACCTGATCGGGCTCTCCGAGCAGATGATCGACATCGCCGCGGAGTACGCCCGCCAGCGCGAGCAGTTCGGCAAGCCGATCGGTTCGTTCCAGGCGGTGAAGCACCTGATGGCCGACGCGCTGCTGAAGGTGGAGTTCGCGAAGGCCCCTACGTACCGCGCCGCGTGGAGCCTGGCCACCGGCCACCCCGATGCCACCAGGGACGTGAGCATCGCCAAGGCGTTCGCGAGCGAGGCCGCGTACCGCGCCAGCCGCAGCTCGATGCAGGTGCACGGCGGCATCGGCTACACGTGGGAAGCCGACCTGCAGCTCTGGATGAAGAAGGCGTGGGCGCTGATGCGCGCGTACGGCGACGCCACGTTCCACCGTCGCCGGGTGGGGGCCGCAGTGCTCGGCTAG
- a CDS encoding survival protein SurE yields the protein MRKRPARRGRTVAAALFVATAAIAAGCGGDDSGDGATATDAPATDAPATDAPATDAPATDAPATDAPTTAAPTTAAPTTAAPTTAAPTTTEAPEPIRILVTNDDGIEGIGMDLLVTALNELDGFEVTVVVPLEDKTGSGGSTTPGPLTATEDTTISGHPAFAVHGFPADTIVWAVDQGGLDFVPDLVVSGINHGQNFGPVAELSGTVGAARAAASRGIPALAVSQGIVITDDTVEPDYASGIAATLAWIEENFDAIEAHEPGDPVEAVVNMNIPTCQVGDNRGPLEVPHATELPQDVDPFGPIDCTSTLTNPANDVMAFLYGFVAIANAPIAPAA from the coding sequence ATGAGGAAACGGCCAGCGCGCCGCGGGCGCACCGTTGCCGCGGCGCTGTTCGTGGCCACGGCGGCGATCGCCGCGGGCTGCGGCGGCGACGACTCCGGCGACGGGGCGACCGCCACCGACGCCCCAGCCACCGACGCCCCAGCCACCGACGCCCCAGCCACCGACGCACCAGCCACCGACGCGCCCGCCACCGACGCGCCGACGACTGCCGCGCCGACGACTGCCGCGCCGACGACTGCCGCGCCGACGACTGCTGCGCCGACGACCACCGAGGCGCCCGAGCCGATCCGCATCCTCGTGACGAACGACGACGGCATCGAGGGGATCGGCATGGACCTGCTCGTCACCGCTTTGAATGAGCTCGACGGGTTCGAGGTGACCGTGGTCGTGCCGCTCGAGGACAAGACCGGCTCCGGCGGCAGCACCACGCCCGGGCCGCTCACCGCCACCGAGGACACGACGATCAGCGGGCACCCCGCCTTCGCGGTGCACGGCTTCCCGGCCGACACCATCGTCTGGGCCGTGGATCAGGGCGGGCTCGACTTCGTGCCCGACCTCGTCGTCTCCGGCATCAACCACGGCCAGAACTTCGGCCCCGTGGCCGAGCTCTCCGGCACCGTCGGGGCCGCGCGCGCAGCGGCGTCGCGGGGCATCCCGGCCCTCGCGGTGAGCCAGGGGATCGTCATCACCGACGACACCGTCGAGCCGGACTACGCGAGCGGGATCGCGGCCACCCTCGCCTGGATCGAGGAGAACTTCGACGCGATCGAGGCTCACGAGCCGGGCGACCCGGTGGAGGCAGTCGTCAACATGAACATCCCCACCTGCCAGGTGGGCGACAACCGCGGTCCGCTCGAGGTGCCCCATGCCACCGAGCTGCCCCAGGACGTCGATCCGTTCGGGCCGATCGACTGCACGTCGACACTGACGAACCCCGCCAACGACGTGATGGCGTTCCTCTACGGCTTCGTCGCCATCGCGAATGCGCCGATCGCCCCCGCGGCCTAG
- a CDS encoding acyl-CoA dehydrogenase family protein gives MDLTYTDDEAAFRAEARAWLEANVPAAPLPSFDTAEGFELHRQWERRLHEGRWSAVSWPVEYGGRGADYIKWLIFEEEYYRAGAPGRVNQNGIFLLGPTIMEVGTEAQKARFLPTMASSEIVWAQAWSEPNAGSDLAGIRAKATRDGDDWVLNGQKIWASRAVWADWCFGIFRTDPEAERHRGLTFVLCPLDSPGVTVRPIAQLDGDTGFAEIFFDDVRVPVENTLGDVGQGWRVAMATAGFERGVSLRSPARFSAAADRLVQLWRDHADPSDTALADAVTDAWMQAEGYRLHTYQTVTGMIEGRSIGAEASLNKIFWSEMDVRIHELALQIAGPEAERMDGDFERWVDGFLFSLSGPIYAGTNEIQRNIIADRVLQLPKGM, from the coding sequence ATGGATCTCACGTACACCGACGACGAGGCGGCCTTCCGGGCCGAGGCCCGGGCCTGGCTCGAGGCGAACGTGCCGGCGGCCCCGCTGCCGAGCTTCGACACCGCCGAGGGCTTCGAGCTGCACCGCCAGTGGGAGCGCCGCCTGCACGAGGGCCGCTGGTCGGCGGTGAGCTGGCCCGTCGAGTACGGCGGCCGCGGCGCCGACTACATCAAGTGGCTGATCTTCGAGGAGGAGTACTACCGGGCGGGCGCGCCAGGGCGGGTCAACCAGAACGGCATCTTCTTGCTCGGCCCGACGATCATGGAGGTGGGCACCGAGGCCCAGAAGGCGCGCTTTCTGCCGACGATGGCGTCGAGCGAGATCGTGTGGGCACAGGCGTGGAGCGAGCCGAACGCCGGCAGCGATCTCGCCGGCATCCGCGCGAAGGCGACGCGCGACGGCGACGACTGGGTGCTGAACGGCCAGAAGATCTGGGCCAGCCGGGCGGTGTGGGCCGACTGGTGCTTCGGGATCTTCCGCACCGACCCCGAGGCCGAGCGTCACCGCGGGCTCACCTTCGTGCTGTGCCCGCTCGACTCCCCCGGGGTCACGGTGCGCCCGATCGCCCAGCTCGACGGCGACACCGGATTTGCGGAGATCTTCTTCGACGACGTGCGCGTCCCGGTGGAGAACACCCTCGGCGACGTGGGCCAGGGGTGGCGGGTGGCGATGGCGACGGCGGGCTTCGAGCGCGGCGTCAGCCTGCGCAGCCCGGCCCGCTTCAGTGCGGCGGCCGACCGGCTGGTGCAGCTATGGCGCGACCATGCCGACCCGAGCGACACCGCGCTGGCCGACGCGGTGACAGACGCGTGGATGCAGGCGGAGGGCTACCGCCTGCACACATACCAGACGGTGACAGGGATGATCGAGGGCCGCTCGATCGGCGCCGAGGCGAGCCTCAACAAGATCTTCTGGAGCGAGATGGACGTGCGCATCCACGAGCTCGCTCTGCAGATCGCCGGGCCCGAGGCCGAGCGCATGGACGGCGACTTCGAGCGCTGGGTGGACGGGTTCTTGTTCTCGCTCTCCGGCCCGATCTACGCCGGCACGAACGAGATCCAGCGCAACATCATCGCCGACCGCGTGCTGCAGCTTCCGAAGGGGATGTGA
- a CDS encoding SDR family oxidoreductase, which produces MTLHPDAFRLDGRTAVVTGAARGLGASIAAAFAAYGADLAICDRDADGLARTTAEVERLGRSCVSGVLDVRDREAVEEWVGSLGPIHVVVNNAGGTFHAGFLDVNEKGQRSLIDENFTSVTNVVRACVPHLAGGASIINVTSVEAFKASPGFAVYGAMKAAVEHLSRSLALELSDRGVRVNTIAPDALATPGDEQLQVGTDDYGAKLALGWGEPDDVAGAAVFLASSASRFVTGTTVHVDGGSDAARGWRKTDDGWWP; this is translated from the coding sequence ATGACGCTGCACCCAGATGCTTTCCGCCTCGACGGCCGTACGGCGGTCGTCACCGGGGCCGCGCGGGGGCTCGGGGCGTCGATCGCCGCGGCGTTTGCCGCGTACGGCGCCGACCTCGCGATCTGCGACCGCGACGCGGACGGGCTCGCCCGCACCACGGCCGAGGTGGAGCGCCTCGGGCGGTCTTGCGTGTCGGGAGTGCTCGACGTGCGCGACCGCGAGGCCGTCGAGGAGTGGGTCGGCTCGCTCGGGCCGATCCACGTCGTCGTCAACAACGCCGGGGGCACGTTCCACGCCGGGTTCCTCGACGTGAACGAGAAGGGCCAGCGCAGCCTCATCGACGAGAACTTCACCAGCGTCACGAACGTCGTCAGGGCGTGTGTGCCGCACCTCGCCGGCGGCGCCTCGATCATCAACGTCACCTCGGTGGAGGCGTTCAAGGCCTCGCCGGGCTTCGCGGTCTACGGGGCGATGAAGGCCGCGGTCGAGCACCTCTCGCGCTCGCTCGCGCTGGAGCTCTCCGACCGCGGCGTCCGGGTGAACACGATCGCCCCCGACGCGCTCGCCACACCAGGCGACGAGCAGCTGCAGGTGGGCACCGACGACTACGGCGCGAAGCTCGCCCTCGGCTGGGGAGAGCCCGACGACGTCGCCGGCGCGGCGGTGTTCCTCGCCTCGTCGGCGTCGCGCTTCGTCACCGGTACCACCGTGCACGTCGACGGTGGCAGCGACGCCGCGCGCGGCTGGCGCAAGACCGACGACGGTTGGTGGCCCTAG
- a CDS encoding DsrE/DsrF/DrsH-like family protein, with protein sequence MSATDTTKPEPDTPEPIQKVSIIVSKGSLEGIYPALIMANGARAEGIEVNLFFTFFGMDAVHRKRIEHVKVATVGNPGMHIPTLLGGLPGMSALATHFMTKKMDALDIPPIPEFIEMIGDTGAGMYACQASVDMFGLTKDDFVEQIQDIITVGDFYELAAGGQIIFT encoded by the coding sequence ATGTCCGCGACCGACACCACAAAGCCCGAGCCGGATACGCCCGAGCCGATCCAGAAGGTCTCGATCATCGTCTCCAAGGGCTCCTTGGAGGGCATCTATCCGGCGCTGATCATGGCCAACGGTGCTCGCGCCGAGGGGATCGAGGTGAACCTGTTCTTCACCTTCTTCGGCATGGACGCCGTGCACCGCAAGCGGATCGAGCACGTGAAGGTGGCCACGGTCGGCAACCCCGGCATGCACATCCCGACGCTGCTCGGCGGGCTGCCCGGCATGTCGGCACTCGCCACCCACTTCATGACGAAGAAGATGGACGCGCTCGACATCCCGCCGATCCCGGAGTTCATCGAGATGATCGGCGACACCGGCGCCGGGATGTACGCATGCCAGGCCTCTGTCGACATGTTCGGGCTGACGAAGGACGACTTCGTCGAGCAGATCCAAGACATCATCACCGTCGGCGACTTCTACGAGCTCGCCGCCGGCGGCCAGATCATCTTCACCTGA